From a single Labrenzia sp. PHM005 genomic region:
- a CDS encoding LysR family transcriptional regulator, whose translation MALDLIQKGLKFPHMRLLVELGRQKKVTSAASSLGIAQPAASRLIAEIEDIVDAEVCVRTGRGVELTEIGTFLADRCIRILQEVSDTGLAIDQQKRGVSGHVRIGSVTGPAVEHVIPALNSIRDRYPDISIFVEVGPSTNLAGMLAAGSLDFALSRLPATLASATFDEQPIGREPACIIARSGHPDFENARDAALQALLKQDWLLPPEGAPLRASLEDAFREHGLTPPTGSVTVSSFLFTLIMVQSSNALAPIAKSVADSFAGEKEGADGPIKILETDLKVHLNTYSLLTRTGQKLTPAAQLVADEVVRRANYSSGLRRQDFF comes from the coding sequence GCGGCTCTTGGTGGAGCTGGGCCGCCAGAAGAAAGTCACGTCTGCCGCCTCATCTTTGGGAATCGCCCAACCGGCGGCATCACGGCTCATTGCGGAAATAGAGGACATTGTCGACGCTGAAGTTTGTGTCCGAACCGGACGCGGAGTTGAGCTAACGGAAATTGGTACTTTTTTGGCAGACCGCTGTATTCGGATCTTGCAGGAAGTGTCCGATACTGGATTGGCGATCGATCAGCAAAAGAGGGGCGTTAGCGGGCATGTCCGGATCGGGTCGGTTACTGGGCCCGCTGTTGAACATGTCATCCCAGCGCTTAATTCAATCCGGGACAGGTATCCGGATATCTCCATCTTTGTTGAAGTCGGTCCCAGCACCAACTTGGCTGGAATGCTGGCGGCAGGCAGTTTAGATTTTGCGCTGAGCCGTTTGCCGGCGACGCTGGCTTCAGCGACGTTTGATGAACAGCCAATCGGCCGGGAACCGGCCTGCATCATTGCGCGGTCCGGCCATCCGGATTTTGAAAATGCTAGAGACGCGGCGCTCCAGGCCCTCTTGAAGCAGGATTGGTTGCTGCCGCCTGAGGGCGCGCCGTTGCGTGCTTCCTTGGAAGATGCATTTCGTGAACATGGACTAACTCCGCCTACAGGGTCTGTTACCGTGTCCTCGTTTTTGTTCACGCTGATCATGGTGCAGAGTTCAAATGCTTTGGCTCCAATTGCTAAATCGGTTGCAGACAGTTTTGCCGGTGAAAAAGAGGGGGCGGACGGGCCGATCAAGATTTTGGAAACGGATCTGAAGGTGCACCTGAATACTTATTCGCTGCTCACCCGGACCGGCCAGAAACTGACGCCGGCCGCGCAACTGGTCGCTGATGAAGTGGTCCGCAGGGCAAATTACAGCTCCGGCTTGAGGAGGCAGGACTTTTTTTGA
- a CDS encoding LysR substrate-binding domain-containing protein: protein MPRLNLNRLVMFDAAARHLNFRMAACELNLTQGAVAQQVRALEEELGLKLFDRKARGLDLTQAGRTYHTRIQPALAIIDEATDALSPSSTRITLSLPPSLASKWFVSKLADFRDRHTDIELVTTASEQLSDFKTDGIDIAIRHGKPPFPGNVKHDHLSDLQLCAVCAPDYANPIQLSDFPNDLTGCTLIGDGHKYWEKMRDNGRLGKSAKIASFSHTALAIEAALAGQGIALVPDIMLDRELADGRLVVVWLDPIPQDTGYYIVYPAATKTRSTARDTVLSWLKQQKPAR, encoded by the coding sequence ATGCCCCGACTTAATCTCAACCGGCTGGTCATGTTCGATGCCGCCGCCCGGCATCTCAATTTCCGCATGGCTGCTTGTGAGTTGAACCTGACGCAAGGCGCCGTGGCGCAGCAGGTCCGGGCTTTGGAGGAAGAGCTCGGATTAAAACTCTTCGACCGCAAGGCCCGCGGTCTAGACCTCACCCAGGCCGGACGCACCTATCACACCCGGATCCAGCCCGCGCTGGCGATCATTGATGAGGCGACCGATGCATTGTCTCCGTCCAGCACCCGGATCACCCTGAGTCTGCCCCCATCCCTTGCGTCCAAATGGTTCGTTTCAAAACTGGCGGATTTTAGAGATCGCCATACGGACATCGAATTGGTCACCACAGCCAGCGAGCAACTGTCAGACTTTAAGACGGACGGCATCGACATTGCCATCCGCCACGGCAAGCCGCCGTTTCCCGGCAACGTGAAACACGATCACCTGTCCGATCTTCAACTGTGTGCGGTGTGCGCTCCAGATTATGCGAACCCAATCCAGCTCTCAGATTTTCCTAATGACTTGACCGGTTGCACACTTATTGGCGATGGCCACAAGTACTGGGAGAAAATGCGCGACAACGGGAGACTTGGTAAGTCAGCCAAGATCGCCAGTTTCAGTCACACAGCTCTTGCTATCGAAGCGGCCTTGGCCGGACAAGGGATCGCACTGGTGCCTGACATCATGCTGGACCGGGAATTGGCGGATGGTCGACTGGTGGTCGTCTGGCTAGATCCAATCCCTCAAGACACCGGTTATTACATTGTCTATCCAGCGGCGACGAAAACCAGGTCCACGGCCCGAGACACGGTGCTGTCATGGTTGAAACAGCAAAAACCGGCCCGATAA
- a CDS encoding SDR family oxidoreductase: protein MSDHKIALITAGGSGMGADAARKLAADGFKVAILSSSGKGEKLAEELGGIGFTGSNLVEADLKAFVDKVMDTYGRIDVLVNSAGHGPKGDILEISDDDWHLGMDYYLMNVIRPSRLVAPIMAKQGGGTVINISTFAVFEPDPMFPTSGVFRAGLAAFTKLFSDKFAASNVRMNNVLPGFIDSLPEKEDRRERIPMGRYGKADEVSALISYLASDAAAYVTGQNIRIDGGLTRAV, encoded by the coding sequence ATGAGCGATCACAAGATAGCCCTGATAACTGCCGGCGGGTCCGGCATGGGAGCAGATGCGGCGCGGAAATTGGCGGCCGACGGTTTCAAGGTTGCGATCTTATCGTCGTCTGGGAAAGGCGAAAAACTAGCTGAAGAGCTGGGTGGTATCGGCTTTACCGGGTCCAATCTGGTCGAGGCCGACTTGAAGGCCTTTGTTGACAAGGTCATGGACACTTATGGACGGATTGATGTTCTCGTCAATTCAGCCGGGCATGGTCCTAAAGGCGATATCTTAGAGATCTCAGATGACGATTGGCATCTGGGCATGGACTATTACCTGATGAATGTCATCCGCCCGAGCCGGCTGGTGGCTCCTATCATGGCAAAACAGGGGGGAGGGACCGTCATAAATATCTCCACCTTCGCTGTCTTTGAACCGGATCCAATGTTCCCGACATCAGGTGTGTTCCGGGCGGGGTTGGCTGCGTTCACCAAACTCTTTTCCGATAAGTTCGCAGCAAGCAACGTGCGCATGAACAACGTGTTGCCCGGCTTTATCGACAGCCTGCCGGAAAAGGAAGACCGCCGCGAGCGTATCCCGATGGGCCGCTATGGAAAGGCGGACGAAGTGTCGGCGCTGATTTCATATCTCGCCAGCGATGCAGCAGCCTATGTCACCGGTCAGAACATCCGTATCGATGGTGGCCTAACCCGGGCGGTTTAG
- a CDS encoding AzlC family ABC transporter permease, producing the protein MTVSEGQDHPQIPLEPPVSGGGWMLRGARASISIPALILTSAFVGFAGMARETGLSLAETLLMTGAVWALPSIVVLTGALSSGMGLIPAAVAVALASVRLMPMTMALMPFLKVPGKTKTWHLLIASHFVAVTAWVFAMKNLPDLPKEGRLPFFVGFGGCVTGFVFTMTGIAYMLVDQMPPMAAGSLVLVTPVYFLCSLWGAARMNADKAAMVAGLILGPVFFLSAPGLDLLWTGLVGGTLAYLVTRVMRRGLS; encoded by the coding sequence ATGACCGTTTCTGAAGGGCAAGATCACCCGCAGATACCTTTGGAACCGCCGGTTTCCGGTGGCGGCTGGATGCTGCGCGGTGCCCGGGCTTCGATCTCCATTCCAGCGTTGATCCTGACATCGGCCTTTGTCGGTTTTGCCGGCATGGCGCGGGAAACCGGTCTGAGCCTTGCCGAAACGCTTTTGATGACCGGAGCCGTTTGGGCGCTGCCGTCGATCGTGGTTTTGACCGGGGCTTTGTCTTCCGGAATGGGATTGATCCCCGCCGCTGTTGCTGTCGCATTGGCGTCGGTCCGCTTGATGCCAATGACAATGGCTCTGATGCCTTTTCTCAAAGTGCCGGGAAAGACAAAAACGTGGCACCTACTGATTGCCTCACACTTCGTGGCGGTGACCGCTTGGGTCTTTGCCATGAAAAACTTGCCGGATTTGCCCAAGGAAGGCCGGCTGCCGTTTTTTGTCGGTTTTGGCGGGTGTGTGACTGGCTTTGTTTTCACCATGACCGGTATTGCCTACATGCTGGTCGATCAGATGCCGCCGATGGCTGCCGGATCGCTGGTTCTAGTCACGCCAGTCTATTTCTTGTGTTCGCTCTGGGGGGCGGCGCGGATGAATGCCGACAAGGCGGCGATGGTCGCTGGCTTGATCCTGGGACCTGTGTTTTTCCTCAGCGCACCTGGTCTTGATCTTCTTTGGACCGGACTTGTCGGCGGCACCTTGGCCTATCTGGTGACACGGGTAATGAGGCGGGGGCTGTCATGA
- a CDS encoding AzlD domain-containing protein codes for MNDVMANAWWWPFVMILVAGWLATDVWRWLGVFAGGKLREDSELFIWVRCVATALVAGVISKLILFPQGILAETPIWLRLAAAAFGFLCFQLSRQRVIVGVLSAVGFLITGWLMLDNFGL; via the coding sequence ATGAATGACGTGATGGCAAACGCCTGGTGGTGGCCCTTCGTTATGATCTTGGTGGCCGGGTGGCTGGCAACGGATGTCTGGCGCTGGCTCGGTGTCTTTGCCGGCGGCAAGTTGCGCGAAGACAGCGAGCTGTTTATTTGGGTGCGCTGTGTCGCGACCGCTTTGGTCGCGGGCGTTATTTCCAAGCTGATCCTGTTTCCGCAAGGCATTCTTGCAGAAACGCCCATTTGGCTCCGCCTCGCGGCAGCGGCATTTGGGTTTTTGTGTTTTCAACTTTCTCGTCAAAGGGTGATCGTCGGGGTTTTGTCGGCCGTTGGTTTTTTGATCACCGGTTGGCTGATGCTCGATAACTTCGGCTTGTAA
- the bktB gene encoding beta-ketothiolase BktB, with product MKDIVITSAARTAVGSFGGALKDLAPVDLGTTIAKAAIERAGIQADQVEQAFFGNVIHTEPRDMYISRVASRQAGVPDHAPALTMNRLCGSGLQAIVSAVQAISMGDGDVTLAGGAESMSRSGYLMPAARWGQKMGDTVAHDMMTGALHDPFGIGHMGITAENVAEQNDISRERQDEFALESHRRASAAINAGHFKDQIIPLTVGRRGKEKVFDTDEHVRHDAKIEDMAKLRAVFKKDGRVTAGNASGLNDGAAAITLMTSEKASELGAKPLAKIRAYGVAGVDPAVMGIGPAPAMQIAMKRAGITANDLDVVESNEAFAAQACAVNDLLGLPGEKVNPNGGAIALGHPIGATGAIIMTKLLYELQRTGGSLGAATMCIGGGQGIAIIVENAA from the coding sequence ATGAAAGACATTGTCATTACCAGTGCCGCGCGCACAGCGGTCGGAAGCTTCGGTGGCGCCTTGAAAGACCTGGCCCCTGTGGATCTCGGTACCACGATAGCCAAAGCAGCGATTGAACGCGCCGGAATTCAGGCAGATCAGGTGGAGCAGGCCTTCTTCGGCAATGTCATCCACACCGAGCCGCGCGACATGTACATCTCCCGTGTTGCCTCCCGTCAGGCGGGCGTGCCGGATCATGCGCCGGCGCTCACCATGAACCGCCTATGCGGCTCTGGACTTCAGGCCATTGTCTCGGCCGTTCAAGCCATTTCCATGGGCGATGGCGATGTCACCCTTGCTGGCGGTGCTGAAAGCATGAGCCGGTCCGGTTACTTGATGCCAGCCGCGCGCTGGGGGCAAAAGATGGGCGATACAGTCGCTCACGACATGATGACCGGCGCCCTGCACGATCCCTTCGGCATTGGCCACATGGGCATTACCGCTGAGAATGTGGCAGAACAGAACGACATTTCCCGCGAGCGCCAGGATGAATTCGCTCTTGAAAGCCACCGCCGCGCCAGCGCAGCAATCAACGCCGGTCACTTCAAGGACCAGATCATCCCGCTGACCGTCGGCCGCAGAGGCAAGGAAAAGGTCTTTGATACCGATGAACACGTCCGGCACGATGCCAAGATCGAAGACATGGCCAAATTGCGGGCCGTTTTCAAAAAAGACGGCCGGGTGACCGCCGGTAACGCGTCAGGGCTGAATGACGGGGCTGCGGCGATCACGCTGATGACCAGCGAAAAAGCCTCAGAACTTGGCGCCAAACCGCTTGCCAAAATCCGCGCTTATGGCGTTGCTGGGGTTGATCCAGCAGTGATGGGGATCGGACCTGCTCCAGCTATGCAGATCGCGATGAAACGCGCTGGGATTACAGCAAATGATCTGGATGTGGTTGAATCCAACGAAGCTTTTGCTGCCCAGGCCTGTGCCGTCAATGATCTGCTCGGCTTGCCCGGTGAAAAGGTCAACCCGAATGGTGGTGCCATAGCCCTTGGCCATCCGATCGGAGCGACCGGCGCTATCATCATGACCAAGCTGCTGTATGAATTACAGCGGACCGGTGGATCGCTGGGTGCAGCCACCATGTGCATCGGCGGCGGTCAGGGTATTGCGATTATCGTTGAAAACGCGGCCTAA
- a CDS encoding VOC family protein, whose product MTAASVFYDAVLATIGMKPVFFETHERGYAGPDGRVTVFVVTPYNGQEATFGNGTQFMFYAPDKDGVQAFHETALRCGGTDEGAPGPRDYHPDYFGAYARDLDGNKLNVSVSLEGKR is encoded by the coding sequence ATGACTGCTGCCAGTGTATTTTACGATGCTGTCTTGGCAACGATCGGAATGAAACCCGTGTTTTTTGAAACCCACGAAAGAGGCTATGCTGGCCCGGATGGCCGCGTAACGGTTTTTGTCGTAACGCCATACAATGGGCAAGAAGCAACCTTCGGCAACGGGACGCAATTTATGTTTTATGCACCCGATAAGGACGGTGTGCAGGCGTTTCATGAAACAGCCCTCAGATGCGGAGGGACAGACGAAGGCGCTCCAGGACCGCGCGATTATCATCCGGACTATTTTGGTGCCTATGCCCGTGACCTGGACGGCAACAAATTGAACGTGTCTGTCAGTTTGGAAGGCAAGAGGTGA